One window from the genome of Paracoccus zhejiangensis encodes:
- a CDS encoding extensin-like domain-containing protein — MTARTAGAGLVLALMAGMAAAQAVPDPAGAERPPEKPVQAEAAQPAPAPPEKPAEAAEEAADDAVDATLPVARPDSTPAEPPADGPEAEAGAEPEPEASTTPPDDPKPVGRLIPPEETAAPEPPAEPKGPPVRETLRESDFDYAACLLALHDLGSVYEEIATISQPDQRDCGIARPIRVTEILPGIALQGGAAMRCDTARSLGFWMRDFVRPAVARLPDAPRLSGVQLGTTYDCRGRVGGEAEAEAKLSEHAFGNAIDISAFTFHDGPPLPVEPRQDSGDLVESFQRAVRGAACLEFTTVLGPGSNASHNDHLHLDIAARNGGWRLCQ, encoded by the coding sequence GTGACGGCACGAACGGCAGGCGCGGGACTGGTGCTGGCGCTGATGGCCGGCATGGCGGCGGCTCAAGCCGTCCCCGACCCTGCCGGTGCCGAGCGGCCACCCGAAAAGCCGGTGCAGGCCGAGGCGGCCCAACCCGCACCCGCGCCGCCAGAGAAACCGGCTGAGGCGGCGGAGGAGGCAGCGGATGATGCCGTCGATGCCACCCTGCCCGTCGCACGGCCCGACTCCACGCCCGCAGAGCCTCCTGCCGATGGCCCTGAGGCCGAAGCCGGGGCCGAGCCGGAACCCGAAGCCAGCACAACGCCCCCCGACGATCCGAAACCGGTCGGCCGCCTGATCCCGCCCGAGGAAACCGCCGCGCCTGAACCGCCCGCAGAGCCGAAAGGCCCGCCGGTCCGCGAGACCCTGCGCGAAAGCGATTTCGACTACGCCGCCTGCCTTCTGGCGCTGCATGATCTGGGCAGCGTCTACGAGGAGATTGCCACGATCAGTCAGCCCGACCAGCGCGATTGCGGCATCGCCCGGCCGATCCGGGTGACCGAGATCCTGCCCGGGATCGCACTGCAAGGAGGCGCGGCGATGCGCTGCGACACTGCGCGTTCGCTTGGATTCTGGATGCGCGATTTCGTCCGCCCCGCCGTTGCGCGTCTGCCCGATGCGCCGCGCCTCTCCGGGGTGCAGCTTGGCACCACCTATGACTGCCGTGGCCGCGTCGGCGGCGAGGCCGAGGCCGAGGCGAAGCTGTCCGAACATGCCTTCGGCAACGCCATCGACATCAGCGCCTTCACTTTCCACGATGGACCGCCCCTGCCGGTCGAACCGCGTCAGGACAGCGGCGACCTGGTGGAATCCTTCCAGCGCGCGGTGCGTGGCGCCGCCTGCCTTGAATTCACCACGGTGCTTGGCCCCGGCAGCAATGCCAGCCACAATGACCACCTGCATCTGGATATCGCCGCCCGGAACGGCGGCTGGCGGCTCTGCCAATAG